DNA from Sulfodiicoccus acidiphilus:
CATTGTTGTGATACCCACTCCTGACTCGTCTACCTTGGAGCTTAGCACCTCATACCTGACCCTCAACGTGCTTGACCGTTCCCAGATTCCTGCGCTGTTGGTGAGGAGGGACGTCATCGAAGACTCCACGGGTTACGTTCATGGAGTGGGAGTGGTGAACGGGATGGAACTGCTGAGTTCTCTGGCCAGTCTGGTATTGTCCTCCTACGAGGAAATCTGGGACTTCATGCAACTCAACTCCAAGCTCGGAGTGCGTACTTACGCCTTGACATGGGTTCTAGGAGGATCTGACTTAGTGTTCGGATCGCCCTTAAACGCCATGAGGGCTTCCACTTTCGTTAGGTCGGTCCAATTCCTCGAAGAGGAAGTGGAGAGTTTGGCACTCGCGGGTAGGGTGGACAAGAACCAAGTGGAGAGTGTCGAGCGTTCGTTCAGGGAACTTGTGAGGGACGGATTCAAGGGGAAACTTTCAACGACAAAGGTAATGTTAACGTCAACTGAGAGCTCCGTCTACGATCTCCTCTTAATGTACGGGGTAAAGGGCGTCGTGGGGCTAGAGGTTCTCGAGGCCGCTCACAACAAACTGCAGTCGAGGGCGGAGGCGAGATGAAGGTCACAGTGGAAGGAAGGGAAGGGGACGACTGTATAGTGGAAATAGAGGGAGGGGAACTAATCGCGACTTGTCAGAAGAGGTCCACGTTCAGAAAGGTCAGAGAGCAGATCCTCAGGGTTAAGGTCGACCCCCAGCTCAACGCGGTGTGGGAAGGAGGAAAGGTAATTGTCAATGGCGTCACCCTAGTCGGCGATCAGGCCGAGATGGTAGAGCTCTGGAAAAGACTTAGGGGACCGAAACTAGCGAGTCTCCTAGACATGGCAAAGGAACCTGTAGCCCAGTTCCTCTCATCCAGACTCCTCGTTATAGTCGAGGCGAAGAAGACCCTCGAAGATCCAGACAGGAGAGTCGCGTTCTTCTTGAGGCGTGGAGAACCTCTCCGAGAATTGAGTTCTCAGGTGGAGCAGGAGTTACGTCGAAGCTTAGGGCAACTGGAGGAGGTAATTGGCAGATCTGGGCTACTCCACGAGGAGTCCAGGCAGGTGTGGGCCGTTGCGTATCTGTGTTCCCTACTTCAGGATTATCTAATTGAGGGAAGGGATCCGTCGGAGATCTACTCGGCCCTCAGGCGTGAAGTGAGTACCTTCCAGGGAGTGGTTTCGAGGCCAGAGGAGGTGACAGACTTCGGGAGGAAGCTAATCGAGGCGGCATCGAAAAGCATTTCTACTACCTTTCACGGAATGAAGGACAGTAACGAAACAACTACCACCTCGACTCAGGGATGAAACTAAAAACAGTTGTGTGGTATTAGCTAAACTAAAAGCGTCTAATGTAGACTTGGAATTCGTTGGTACTGATGGAGGGGCAACTGCGTCCCTCCCCATCATCTATTGGGCAGAGCTTATCCATTAACGATCCCTACTTTCCCAACCTAAACGTGACCTCTCCAATAGCTTAACCCTCCAGATGTGTAGTGGGGACTGGAGAGGACTTGTAGCTGAGTCCGATTAAAGGATCGCTAAGGTGAGGAGAACTTCGATGCCTTTTCTACGGGGTAGGGGCTTCCCACTTTCTACTCCTAACTAAAATGAACCTTCCGAGAGAAATTACGGCTATTAGAGCGCCGTAGGCAGCTAGGTCCTGTACGGTGAAGGTCCTCCCGAAGATCTCGATTATTATCTCTCTGAGTATGAACGAAAGGGTGGCATCCATCACGTAGACGACACTTCTTCCCTTCCCCCTGGCGAAGTCTATCATACTCATTAGGATCTCAAGCAGGACAACAGCAAGCAGAGCGTTGTCGACTGTGGCCTCCACTACCGCAGCTGGTCCTAAGGTGAGAGACCGCCAAACTTCGAACACAGTGTCTCCTAGTACGAACACCAGACCGACCATGAGCAGGGCCTGTATCACGTAGGAAACGTATCTCACTAGGTCCTCTTCAGTGAACTTCGGCCTCACGCCTGCCCGTTCACGTCGCAATATAAAAGTCTAGGACGAGAGCCTCAATGCCCTCTTCCAGAGAACCTCCTCTAGGTAAGGGAGTCCAGCGAACGCGGCGGGATTGAACTTCTCTTTGAACCCCTCTTCTTTCCCCAGTTTCGCGAATAGATGCATTAAGTTCAGGGCTAACGCTGAGGCCTCTCCCAACTTAGGAACAGCAGGGTTATCACACGTAAGCAGGGCCTGGTAGGAGTAGTCGTAGTTTCCTTCCCTAGCCAGCTTAACTAAGTGAGATGGGTCAGGTAAGGGGCCTTTTCCTACTAGGTATTTACCGAGTGCGTCTAGGTAGCCTATGGCCCACTGGTAGAACTCCCTCCATTCAGGGTCCTCGAACCGCAGAGCTGATAACACTGAGGCCAAGTGTTTCTCCGTCGAGAAATAGAGTTCCACGTCGTGATCGTAACCTAAGGTAGTACCCGTGATTAGACAGTCGAAGGACGGAAACTCTTTCACACCGTTCCACGCTCTAATTTCAATATTAAGTCTTCCCTGAGGCGACCGAAACTTTACATGAAGGTGTGGGGACTCAACTCCTGGTGGGAGCGCCACAGCATGACGTCCACTGGGAACGCTAAGTCCATGGCCATTTTGAAGGCGGGACCATCGTGCCCGAACTTCCTGCCAATTAAGTCCATAGTCATTCTCCTCACCTCCCTCTCGTCGGCTACACCTATTATGTGGAGGTACTCGTGTGTCAGGACTACGTATAGGTATTCCCTAGCCAGTCCAGCCGACGAAGCCCTCAGGAAGGGAGCCTCGTTGAGGTTTATCAGCGTTGTTCCTGCCTTCACGAACGCTAACACTTGGTCGTTCACCCTCACCAGCTGCACCTCGGCCCTCGGAACCTCTCTATCTAGTTCCCTCACTAGGTCTCTCCTCACCTCTTCGGCTACCTCCTGGGGCGATGTGGAGAAAGGCATAAGACGCTTTTTACTTGGTCATATAAAAACCCATCTTAAGTCCGTATTCACAAAAGACGCGTATTTAACTTCTTTGGGGGTTGATGGGGCGGAAGTCCACTCCTTAGGACGGTCCCCTCATAGAAACGTCTTTATGGGGTGTTGGGAAACTATACTCCAGACTTCGGCCGTGAGGGCTGGGCACCCTAGGGACTGGGGGACCTCACGGTCGTGGGAAGCGACCTTCTTTAGCCTCCCCTCCCCACGGTTCACACGACTTTTCCTTGGAAACTCCGCTACTGACGGAGATCGAGGTCTCTACGGGACTCGTGGTGAGGACGCCGGAGAGGACGGGTTAGTTCGCTTCAGCAACAACGTTATGTACTCTCTTCCTTTTTCCTTGGAGGCTATGGGGGTACATTTCAAAATTGGTTTTGGCCAAACATGTCGAGATGAACAGAGGCTACCTTTACATGCTCGGAGTTGTAGTCGTGTGGGGACTTTCCTATCCATTATCGAAGCTCTCCCTCACTTACATGTCTCCCTTCGTTTTAGCATTCTTCAGGTTCCTGGTGGGAGGGTTAGCGCTCCTCCTCCTCTCTCGGGGTATGCAGGTGGGAGTGAAGGAGACGATCAACGGTGTCCTAAACGTCTTCCTCTTAGTTCTGTTCCTAAATCTGAGTCTCATGTTCACCCACAACCCCGCCCTGGCGTCGGTGCTGATCTATACTCAGCCCCTCTTTGTGCTCACCATAGCATTATTCCTCGGAGAGAGTGTAGGGAGGATTAGAATGTTGGGCGTCTTGATAGGGTTCGCTGGAGCCCTCCTCTCCGTGGGAAGCACTAGTTTCAGTCTGGGATCGCTATTCGCGGTGGCCGGGGGGTTCACTTGGGCAGTAGGCACAACTTACTTCAGGAGGAACGTCTCAAGAGGGGATCTCGTCAAATTGAACTCCTTCATGGCTCTCCTCTCTGCCCTCCTAGATGTACCCCTTATGTCCTACGACTGGAAGTTGGAACTCAGTCCGGAAGGGATCGCTTTGGCAGTGGTGGTGGGGTTGACGGCCCAGGCGGTCGGGTTCCTCCTCTGGTTCTCCGCAGTGAGGGAACTGGGGCCAGTGAACGCTAGCGCCACGTCGATATTGATTCCGGCCTCCGCTTACGTCCTATCCTTCCTAGTGCTTGGGACGGTTCCGACTCTGCTAGAGGTGATCGGCTCCTCCGTGGCCCTGTTGGGAGTGTTCATCAGCCAGTTCGGTGAGAGGCTCGCTAGGGCTTAACTTACTTCTCCCTGGACCCTAACGTGTCTCTCCCTGAGTGTAGAGATGTCCTCCTCTAACCTCTGGATCTCTCTGTTTATTAGCTCCACCTTGAGGTCCACGTCCTCCTTAGTAGCTGACATGATCGACCTGAGGCTGGCCATGTAGTCGACTATGGCGTCCATAAGTTTAGTCATGCGTTCTAGGAGGTTCTGCATCTTCTCTAAGTCGTCCGTGTAAGTAGTTTGCTGGTAGACGAAGAGTAGGAGGAGGAGATCTCTCTCAGTCAGTGGCTCGTTGGACTTTACCTTCCTGTCCAGCTCGTCCAGCTCCTTCTTGAGGATCTTACCGACGCTTGGTGAACCTTCACCGCTCACGTGTTATACTGCCACCCTGAGGTAAAAAAGGGCCTCTGACAAGGTTTATTTGGGTCCTCTTCCCCATAGAGACGTGGTTTCCCTAATTACGGTGGCCATAGCGGTCCTCTTGATCGGAATTCTCCTCTCTGTGTTCGCCCCCTATCTCACCCCGGGTTACTTGGAGTTGGACAGGGAGCTAGTCGACACTGGGAAGGGCGTCACCCTTCCTCCCAACAGCAGCGTAACATTAGAGGCGCTCTACGTCAACGAGAGCGGAATGACGCTCCTCTTCCTGACCAACTCTACACACGACGTTGTTAAGGTCCTATT
Protein-coding regions in this window:
- a CDS encoding phosphate-starvation-inducible PsiE family protein; translation: MRPKFTEEDLVRYVSYVIQALLMVGLVFVLGDTVFEVWRSLTLGPAAVVEATVDNALLAVVLLEILMSMIDFARGKGRSVVYVMDATLSFILREIIIEIFGRTFTVQDLAAYGALIAVISLGRFILVRSRKWEAPTP
- a CDS encoding DMT family transporter — its product is MNRGYLYMLGVVVVWGLSYPLSKLSLTYMSPFVLAFFRFLVGGLALLLLSRGMQVGVKETINGVLNVFLLVLFLNLSLMFTHNPALASVLIYTQPLFVLTIALFLGESVGRIRMLGVLIGFAGALLSVGSTSFSLGSLFAVAGGFTWAVGTTYFRRNVSRGDLVKLNSFMALLSALLDVPLMSYDWKLELSPEGIALAVVVGLTAQAVGFLLWFSAVRELGPVNASATSILIPASAYVLSFLVLGTVPTLLEVIGSSVALLGVFISQFGERLARA